Proteins encoded together in one Oncorhynchus mykiss isolate Arlee chromosome 7, USDA_OmykA_1.1, whole genome shotgun sequence window:
- the LOC110528896 gene encoding serine/threonine-protein kinase PAK 2, producing the protein MCDSGVCEDKPPAPPVRMNSQGGGAKDSVSGNYNSRSLPSVPEEKQKRNKIISMFASEKGGRKKDRDKDNRPEISSPSDFEHTIHVGFDAVTGEFTGMPEQWSNLLQTSNISKSEQKQNPQAVLDILKFYDSSTAKQKYLSFSEKDAQSPGKQGATSSPSGGKDGEDDDDDGDEAPPPIVAPRPEHTKSVYTKSVIDPLPPLPEPDSASNRNKKKQQGKMTDEEIMEKLRTIVSIGDPKKKYTRYEKIGQGASGTVYTAIDVATGAEVAIKQINLQKQPKKELIINEILVMKELQQPNIVNYVDSFLVGEELFVVMEYLAGGSLTDVVTETCMDEAQIAAVCRECLQALEFLHANQVIHRDIKSDNVLLGMDGSVKLTDFGFCAQITPEQSKRSTMVGTPYWMAPEVVTRKAYGPKVDIWSLGIMAIEMVEGEPPYLNENPLRALYLIATNGTPELQSPEKLSPVFRSFLSRCLEMDVEKRGGGKELLQHPFLKLAKPLSSLTPLILAAKEAMKSNR; encoded by the exons atgtgtgacaGCGGTGTGTGTGAAGACAAGCCCCCCGCCCCCCCTGTCAGAATGAACAGCCAAGGAGGCGGAGCCAAGGACTCCGTGTCGGGCAACTACAACTCTCGGTCCCTCCCCTCTGTTCCTGAGGAGAAACAGAAACGAAATAAAATCATCTCCATGTTCGCCTCCGagaaag gaggcAGGAAGAAGGATCGTGATAAGGACAACAGACCAGAGATCTCCTCTCCGTCAGACTTTGAACACACCATCCATGTGGGCTTCGACGCCGTCACAGGAGAGTTCACA ggcatgCCGGAGCAGTGGTCCAACCTGCTCCAGACATCTAACATCAGTAAATCGGAGCAGAAGCAGAATCCTCAGGCTGTTCTGGACATTCTCAAGTTCTACGACTCCTCCACcgcaaaacagaaatacctctcCTTCTCAG AAAAAGATGCACAGTCG cctGGAAAGCAGGGTGCCACGTCCTCGCCATCCGGCGGTAAAGACGGTgaagatgatgacgatgatggaGACGAAGCTCCGCCCCCTATTGTGGCGCCACGGCCTGAGCACACCAAATCA gtgtACACCAAGTCTGTCATCGACCCACTTCCTCCGCTGCCAGAGCCTGACTCCGCCTCCAACAGGAACAAGAAGAAACAGCAGGGCAAGATGACTGACGAGGAAATCATGGAGAAACTAC GAACCATCGTCAGTATTGGAGATCCCAAGAAGAAGTACACACGCTATGAGAAGATCGGCCaggg aGCGTCTGGTACTGTCTACACAGCCATCGATGTTGCCACTGGTGCAGAG gtaGCTATCAAACAGATCAACCTCCAGAAACAGCCGAAGAAGGAGCTGATCATCAACGAGATCCTGGTGATGAAGGAGTTACAACAACCTAACATCGTCAACTACgtagacag tttccTGGTAGGTGAGGAGTTGTTTGTGGTGATGGAGTATCTGGCTGGAGGTTCACTCACGGACGTTGTCACGGAAACATGCATGGACGAGGCTCAGATCGCTGCTGTGTGcagagag TGTCTGCAGGCTCTGGAGTTTCTCCATGCCAACCAGGTGATCCACAGAGACATCAAGAGTGACAACGTGCTGCTGGGCATGGACGGATCTGTCAAGctca ctGACTTTGGGTTCTGTGCCCAGATCACTCCAGAGCAGAGTAAGAGGAGCACCATGGTGGGGACTCCCTACTGGATGGCTCCTGAGGTGGTGACCAGGAAGGCCTACGGACCCAAGGTGGACATCTGGTCCCTGGGCATCATGGCTATAGAGATGGTGGAGGGAGAACCCCCTTACCTCAACGAGAACCCACTCAGG GCCCTCTACCTGATAGCCACCAATGGGACTCCAGAGCTCCAGTCTCCAGAGAAGTTATCTCCAGTGTTCAGGTCCTTCCTGTCCCGCTGTCTGGAGATGgatgtagagaagagaggaggggggaaagaactactgcag CATCCATTCCTAAAGCTGGCCAAGCCTCTCTCCAGCCTCACCCCTCTCATCCTGGCAGCCAAGGAGGCCATGAAGAGTAACCGCTAA